The following are encoded in a window of Sphingobium sp. AP49 genomic DNA:
- a CDS encoding TonB-dependent receptor yields MQTALTLFAKQSGIQLLFPYDQVAGLHAQSVNGKMTPDVALQRLIAGSGLKITLSNNNVIALSLSAQAHKIRAVEVASLGVTALPFAMQASAVPQASTAAAEEAPGPAIVVTGSRGQARTVTDSPTPIDVISGADLTRTGKAGVFQALNTLVPSFNLPVRAGGATSTVIATGGLRGLNPDQALILVNGKRRHKTSLINAVSSLYNGSVPADLDMIPTAAVDHIEVLRDGAAAQYGSDAIAGVINIILKDDSSGGSANFTAGQNFDRSDGELYQADLNFGMKLGANGFANLSLNLKKQEMSNRALPLADCSVTATTTCLYPLVNGQLDPRDAAAVGTERIVTTSYGVMPSRSINTALNAGYDLGGVQLYAFGTYSQRRSDLWYSYRYPKDINNVMGIYPGGYRPHIMIDEEDFEFTVGAKGEVAGWDWDFSTGYGRNRARQSSEGTLNPSLGTLSPTEFYIGTLKSSEFVTSLDVTRGYDVGGGNLQVSAGAQQRHERYQTFAGDEPSYAVGPAIVSGMTPGAQSSAGFQPEDAAYMSRDNYALYADVAWDPNKDITIGAAARFEHYDDGSGNTLIWKVNGRYAATDWIAFRAAANTGFRAPAVAQQIYTQTTNQFRTVNGVPNQLLQIKTLAVDDPAAIALGAEPLQPETSFNISAGVVLTPLPNFNLTIDAYQIDVDDRITVTSTLTGTAISNILIASGIPASQANTLSAQYYTNAIDTRTRGVDVVASYRHSLFDTVNMQWNLGFNYNKTKITHIIDNPPELAALGSDYVLFDRARRSNMTNNLPQTKLSISNLATMGDFTLSTRLTRFGSFKSYQNGVTSNGVTTYPNDRSYGAKWITDLEASWQVTPLVNIAIGANNIFNVYPDENRASDVSATLGQGLYPGTSPIGFTGGFYYGRVGLSF; encoded by the coding sequence ATGCAGACGGCCCTGACGCTCTTTGCCAAGCAGTCGGGCATCCAGCTTCTCTTCCCCTACGACCAGGTTGCCGGCCTTCATGCCCAGTCGGTCAACGGCAAGATGACACCCGATGTCGCCCTCCAGCGGCTGATCGCCGGATCGGGGCTGAAGATCACGCTGTCGAACAACAATGTCATTGCCCTGTCGCTGAGCGCCCAGGCGCACAAGATCCGCGCCGTCGAAGTCGCGAGCCTGGGCGTCACCGCCCTTCCCTTCGCGATGCAGGCCAGCGCCGTGCCGCAGGCCAGCACCGCGGCCGCCGAGGAAGCCCCTGGCCCTGCGATCGTCGTGACCGGGTCGCGTGGCCAGGCCCGCACCGTCACCGACAGCCCGACGCCGATCGACGTCATTTCCGGCGCGGACCTGACCCGGACCGGCAAGGCGGGTGTGTTCCAGGCCCTCAACACGCTCGTGCCCTCCTTCAACCTGCCGGTACGGGCGGGCGGCGCCACCTCCACCGTCATCGCGACCGGCGGCCTGCGCGGCCTCAATCCCGATCAGGCGCTGATCCTGGTCAACGGCAAGCGCCGCCATAAAACCTCGCTCATCAACGCTGTGTCGTCGCTCTATAATGGCTCGGTTCCGGCCGATCTCGACATGATCCCGACTGCGGCCGTCGATCATATTGAAGTGTTGCGCGATGGCGCGGCCGCCCAATATGGCTCGGATGCCATTGCCGGCGTCATCAATATCATCCTGAAGGATGACAGCAGTGGCGGGTCAGCCAATTTCACCGCCGGCCAGAATTTCGACCGGTCTGACGGCGAACTTTATCAGGCCGATCTCAATTTCGGGATGAAGCTGGGCGCGAACGGCTTTGCGAACCTGTCGCTCAATCTCAAGAAGCAGGAAATGTCGAACCGCGCACTGCCGCTGGCCGACTGTTCGGTAACGGCGACGACGACTTGCCTCTATCCGCTGGTGAACGGGCAGCTCGATCCGCGCGATGCGGCCGCGGTCGGCACCGAGAGAATCGTTACCACCAGCTATGGCGTCATGCCCTCGCGCAGCATCAATACCGCGCTCAATGCGGGATATGATCTGGGCGGTGTCCAACTCTACGCCTTCGGCACCTACAGCCAGCGACGCTCGGACCTGTGGTACAGCTATCGTTATCCCAAGGACATCAACAATGTCATGGGCATCTATCCCGGCGGCTACCGCCCGCACATCATGATCGACGAGGAAGATTTCGAATTCACCGTCGGCGCCAAGGGCGAAGTCGCGGGCTGGGATTGGGATTTCTCCACCGGCTATGGTCGCAATCGCGCGCGCCAGTCGTCAGAAGGTACGCTCAATCCCTCGCTGGGCACACTCAGTCCGACCGAATTCTATATCGGCACGCTCAAATCCTCGGAGTTCGTTACCTCGCTGGACGTGACCCGTGGCTATGATGTCGGCGGCGGCAATCTCCAGGTCTCAGCCGGCGCGCAGCAACGCCACGAACGCTACCAGACCTTCGCCGGGGATGAGCCGAGCTATGCGGTCGGCCCGGCCATCGTTTCTGGCATGACACCGGGCGCGCAAAGCTCGGCCGGGTTCCAGCCGGAGGATGCCGCCTATATGTCGCGCGACAATTATGCCCTTTATGCGGACGTGGCATGGGATCCCAACAAGGACATCACGATCGGCGCGGCTGCCCGTTTCGAGCATTATGACGATGGCAGCGGCAATACGTTGATCTGGAAGGTGAACGGCCGTTATGCAGCGACCGACTGGATCGCCTTCCGCGCGGCCGCCAATACCGGTTTCCGGGCACCCGCCGTTGCCCAGCAAATCTATACCCAGACGACGAACCAGTTCCGCACCGTCAACGGCGTTCCCAACCAGTTGCTGCAGATCAAGACGCTGGCCGTCGATGATCCCGCGGCAATCGCGCTTGGTGCAGAACCGCTGCAGCCCGAAACATCGTTCAACATCTCGGCCGGCGTGGTACTGACGCCGCTGCCCAATTTCAACCTGACGATCGACGCCTATCAGATCGACGTGGATGATCGCATCACCGTCACCAGCACGCTGACGGGTACAGCCATTTCCAACATTCTGATCGCCAGCGGCATCCCGGCATCGCAGGCCAATACCTTGTCGGCGCAATATTATACCAATGCCATCGATACCCGCACGCGCGGCGTCGATGTCGTCGCCTCCTACAGGCACAGCCTGTTCGATACGGTGAACATGCAGTGGAACCTTGGCTTCAACTATAACAAGACCAAGATCACCCATATCATCGACAATCCGCCGGAACTTGCCGCCTTGGGCAGCGACTATGTCCTGTTCGATCGCGCCCGCCGCAGCAACATGACCAATAATCTTCCCCAGACCAAGTTGTCGATCAGCAACCTGGCCACGATGGGCGACTTCACCCTGTCCACGCGACTGACCCGCTTTGGCAGCTTCAAATCCTACCAGAACGGGGTCACCAGCAACGGCGTGACCACCTATCCGAACGATCGCAGCTATGGCGCCAAGTGGATCACCGACCTGGAGGCAAGCTGGCAGGTCACGCCGCTGGTCAATATCGCGATCGGCGCGAACAATATCTTCAACGTCTATCCCGATGAAAATCGCGCCAGCGACGTCAGCGCGACGCTTGGCCAGGGCCTTTACCCTGGAACCTCCCCGATCGGCTTCACCGGCGGCTTCTACTATGGCCGCGTCGGCCTGAGCTTCTGA
- a CDS encoding acylase, with product MTIWLAALAASSAITASVAAPSTTWGGGEILWDSFGVPHIYAKTEEGGFYGFGYAQAQSHGNLLLRMYGESRARAAEYWGEKYESQDKWLVANDVPARSIQWFRQQTPQMQKNLEGFAAGINAYAAAHPDKIAPEVKVVLPLKGVDIIAHAQRLMNFGYIASDRKVLTDPSINEAGGSNAWAVAPSRSASGKAMLLANPHLPWAPSQLTYYEAQITAPGLAIYGATQVGLPVLRFGFNNDLGFTNTVNTMQGFTSYKLTLEGGGYRFDGKTLPFKAVTKSYKVRQADGTLKTVSFEQKSTVHGPVFTLPDGKTTVALKVAGLDRPGVLEQYLEMGKARDWGAFEKALRKMQVVMFNIIYADRAGHILYLDNGLLPKHESGDLKYWSAPVPGDTSATLWKDVHSYDDMPKLLDPATGFVQNANDPPWLATWPRALDPKSFPAYVAPVGPMSQRAQMSVKLMSQTPKISFDDFVSRKLTTTSLMAERMLPDLLAAAAGSNDADVQAATTLLKGWDHRFEPDSRAALLFETWAGLFAPRNFTDQSNYAVKWTLDDPLETPRGLKNPAMAVAMLKDAVAKTKQLYGAIDRPFGEVSRFHIGDVSVPANGGFGNTGVFRTITWGPMKNGERTPVHGETWVSMVEFGTPMKAVGLMSYGNSSQPGSRHNSDQLQLLADKKFRTFWIDRADVEGHVEEKTAF from the coding sequence ATGACGATATGGCTCGCGGCTCTGGCCGCATCCTCGGCGATAACGGCCTCGGTCGCGGCCCCTTCCACGACCTGGGGTGGCGGCGAAATCCTGTGGGATAGTTTTGGCGTACCCCATATCTATGCCAAGACCGAGGAAGGCGGCTTCTATGGTTTTGGCTATGCTCAGGCCCAGAGCCACGGCAATCTGCTGCTGCGCATGTATGGCGAAAGCCGTGCCCGCGCCGCCGAATATTGGGGCGAGAAATATGAAAGCCAGGACAAATGGCTGGTCGCCAATGACGTGCCTGCCCGGTCCATCCAGTGGTTCAGGCAGCAGACGCCGCAGATGCAGAAAAATCTCGAAGGCTTTGCGGCCGGGATAAATGCCTATGCCGCCGCCCATCCCGACAAGATCGCGCCGGAGGTGAAGGTCGTCCTGCCGCTCAAGGGTGTCGACATCATCGCCCATGCCCAGCGGCTGATGAATTTCGGCTATATCGCGTCCGACCGCAAGGTGCTGACCGACCCGTCGATCAACGAGGCGGGCGGTTCGAATGCCTGGGCGGTTGCGCCGTCGCGCTCGGCCAGCGGCAAGGCGATGCTGCTCGCCAACCCGCATCTGCCCTGGGCGCCCAGTCAGCTGACCTATTATGAGGCGCAGATAACCGCGCCGGGCCTGGCCATCTACGGCGCGACGCAGGTCGGCCTGCCGGTGCTGCGCTTCGGCTTCAACAATGATCTGGGCTTCACCAATACCGTCAACACGATGCAGGGCTTCACCAGCTACAAGCTGACGCTGGAGGGCGGTGGCTATCGCTTCGACGGCAAGACGCTGCCGTTCAAGGCCGTCACGAAAAGCTACAAGGTCAGGCAGGCCGACGGCACGCTGAAGACGGTCAGCTTCGAACAGAAGAGCACGGTGCATGGCCCGGTCTTCACCCTGCCCGATGGCAAGACGACGGTTGCGCTCAAGGTCGCCGGGCTCGACCGGCCAGGCGTGCTGGAACAATATCTGGAGATGGGCAAGGCGCGCGACTGGGGGGCGTTCGAAAAGGCGCTGCGCAAGATGCAGGTGGTGATGTTCAACATCATCTATGCCGACCGCGCCGGCCATATCCTCTATCTCGACAATGGCCTGCTGCCCAAGCATGAAAGCGGCGATCTCAAATATTGGTCCGCCCCCGTCCCGGGCGATACGTCGGCCACGCTGTGGAAGGATGTCCACAGCTATGATGACATGCCCAAGCTGCTCGATCCGGCGACCGGCTTCGTCCAGAACGCCAATGATCCGCCATGGCTGGCCACCTGGCCCCGCGCGCTCGATCCCAAGAGCTTCCCCGCCTATGTCGCGCCGGTCGGGCCGATGAGCCAGCGCGCCCAGATGTCGGTCAAGCTGATGAGCCAGACGCCCAAGATCAGCTTCGACGATTTCGTGTCGCGCAAGCTGACCACCACCTCGCTGATGGCGGAACGGATGCTGCCTGACCTGCTGGCGGCAGCCGCCGGATCGAACGATGCCGATGTGCAGGCCGCCACGACATTGCTCAAGGGCTGGGACCATCGGTTCGAACCCGACAGCCGCGCCGCGCTGCTGTTCGAGACCTGGGCCGGCCTCTTTGCGCCCAGGAATTTCACCGACCAGTCCAACTATGCCGTCAAATGGACGCTGGACGACCCGCTGGAAACGCCCCGCGGCCTGAAAAACCCGGCGATGGCCGTCGCCATGCTGAAGGACGCGGTAGCGAAGACGAAGCAGCTTTATGGGGCGATCGACCGGCCGTTCGGGGAGGTTTCCCGCTTCCATATCGGGGACGTCAGCGTGCCGGCCAATGGCGGTTTCGGCAATACCGGCGTGTTCCGCACCATCACCTGGGGGCCAATGAAGAATGGCGAGCGCACCCCCGTCCATGGCGAGACATGGGTCTCAATGGTCGAATTTGGCACGCCGATGAAAGCCGTGGGCCTGATGAGCTACGGCAATAGCAGCCAACCTGGCTCCCGCCACAATAGCGACCAATTGCAATTGCTGGCCGACAAGAAATTCCGAACCTTCTGGATCGACCGCGCGGATGTGGAAGGTCATGTGGAAGAGAAGACGGCTTTCTGA
- a CDS encoding sigma-70 family RNA polymerase sigma factor, whose product MTEHNASPAADRLSDQRFKQELAAALPQLRAFGRGLCGDRDMADDLVQETMLKAWAARARFVAGTNFRAWTFTILRNHYFSLTRRRKFVGSWDDLVADRVLAAPAGQEKAAELADLMRGLAQLPAPQREALILVGAGGFAYEEAAEIMGTAVGTVKSRVARARAALELLMEGGSLQTARSDFEGEQGSVVSIFAYLTAIEQRFARSRLGARTTPLAAVA is encoded by the coding sequence ATGACCGAACATAATGCGAGTCCCGCTGCGGATCGGCTTTCCGATCAGCGCTTCAAGCAGGAACTTGCCGCTGCGCTGCCTCAATTGCGGGCCTTCGGGCGCGGCTTGTGCGGCGACCGGGATATGGCCGACGATCTTGTTCAGGAAACGATGCTGAAAGCCTGGGCGGCCCGCGCGCGGTTCGTCGCGGGGACCAATTTCAGGGCGTGGACCTTCACCATCCTTCGCAATCATTATTTCAGCCTCACCCGTCGTCGCAAGTTCGTCGGATCGTGGGATGATCTGGTCGCGGATCGAGTCCTTGCCGCACCAGCCGGGCAGGAGAAGGCGGCGGAACTGGCCGATTTGATGCGGGGGCTTGCACAACTTCCGGCACCCCAGCGCGAAGCGCTCATTCTGGTCGGTGCCGGTGGCTTCGCTTATGAGGAAGCAGCCGAAATCATGGGAACAGCCGTAGGGACGGTCAAGAGCCGGGTCGCGCGGGCGCGCGCGGCGCTTGAGCTGCTGATGGAGGGCGGTTCGCTTCAGACGGCGAGATCGGACTTCGAGGGCGAGCAAGGTAGCGTAGTCAGCATTTTTGCCTATCTGACCGCCATCGAGCAGCGGTTTGCCAGAAGCCGGCTGGGAGCGCGGACGACGCCTCTCGCAGCCGTTGCCTGA
- a CDS encoding SPOR domain-containing protein, whose protein sequence is MKRTAFGKAALSSLVVATTMVGCTGAAFRSHSAAVRQENPDKSVTAAEKALVARDGVQAVQAAEAAVRAAPNNASYRQLLGRAYVLEGRFASAETAFTDAMTLGNSDARTIVSLALVQVALGKSDAARSLLAANTDNVPAGDYGLAMAMAGDATEGVRILSAAIQDPSATARTRQNLAYAYALAGRWKDARLVVGMDLAPLAANQRIVQWAATAEPSLAPQRVAALMGVSIDAADAGLPAALALAPAASDAAPTALAEAAPEAAPAPIADLPNPVQTAAVEVTPTATLTTRIIETAVPASTPAAKPAAVVAPKAASKPAPVRTAAKRDFIVEGPAGKAKPVKIAKATTVAAPAARMQQVAFIKPVTTGASNWVVQLGAYASPAIAKDKWMSMARVNDRIAAFPVLTSQATVNGKIFHRLAISGFGNRADAQTLCQSIKAQRGQCFVREGAPNAMPQRWAVAAPRGRQFASR, encoded by the coding sequence ATGAAACGCACGGCATTTGGAAAGGCAGCCCTTTCCTCTTTGGTGGTTGCGACCACGATGGTGGGATGCACGGGGGCGGCGTTCCGTTCCCACAGCGCGGCAGTGAGGCAGGAAAATCCGGACAAGTCCGTGACTGCTGCTGAAAAGGCGCTGGTTGCGCGCGATGGCGTGCAGGCAGTGCAGGCCGCCGAGGCTGCCGTGCGGGCCGCTCCCAATAATGCGAGCTATCGACAGCTGCTGGGGCGGGCCTATGTGCTGGAGGGGCGCTTTGCCTCAGCCGAGACGGCCTTCACCGATGCCATGACCCTGGGTAACAGCGACGCGCGGACCATTGTCAGCCTGGCGCTGGTGCAGGTTGCGCTGGGCAAGAGCGATGCGGCACGAAGCCTGCTGGCTGCCAACACAGATAATGTGCCGGCTGGGGACTATGGCCTGGCGATGGCCATGGCCGGCGACGCGACCGAAGGTGTGCGGATCCTGTCGGCCGCGATCCAGGATCCGTCGGCTACCGCGCGTACGCGCCAGAATCTGGCCTATGCCTATGCGCTGGCCGGCCGCTGGAAGGATGCGCGTTTGGTCGTGGGCATGGACCTTGCACCACTGGCTGCCAATCAGCGCATTGTGCAGTGGGCCGCGACGGCTGAACCGAGCCTGGCGCCGCAGCGTGTCGCTGCGTTGATGGGCGTTAGCATTGATGCCGCCGATGCCGGTCTGCCCGCTGCCCTGGCGCTGGCGCCTGCTGCGTCGGACGCTGCCCCGACCGCTCTGGCGGAAGCGGCGCCGGAGGCTGCGCCGGCACCGATCGCCGATTTGCCGAACCCGGTGCAGACGGCCGCTGTCGAGGTAACCCCGACTGCGACCCTCACGACACGCATCATTGAAACTGCCGTACCAGCCTCGACGCCGGCGGCGAAGCCTGCGGCCGTTGTCGCGCCCAAGGCTGCCTCCAAGCCGGCCCCGGTGCGGACAGCTGCGAAGCGGGACTTCATTGTCGAAGGCCCCGCAGGCAAGGCCAAGCCGGTGAAAATCGCCAAGGCGACGACGGTTGCTGCGCCAGCGGCGCGGATGCAGCAGGTCGCCTTTATCAAGCCGGTGACGACGGGCGCGAGCAACTGGGTGGTCCAGTTGGGTGCCTATGCCTCACCGGCGATCGCCAAGGACAAGTGGATGTCGATGGCGCGGGTCAACGATCGGATTGCCGCCTTCCCGGTGCTGACCAGTCAGGCGACGGTCAACGGCAAGATCTTTCACCGTCTGGCCATCAGTGGCTTTGGTAATCGCGCCGATGCACAGACGCTGTGTCAGTCGATCAAGGCACAGCGCGGCCAATGTTTCGTGCGCGAAGGCGCCCCGAATGCGATGCCGCAGCGCTGGGCTGTCGCCGCGCCGCGCGGTCGCCAGTTCGCGTCACGCTGA
- a CDS encoding ParA family protein, with the protein MRILALASQKGGSGKTTLSGHLAVQAQLAGAGPVVLIDIDPQGSLADWWNEREAEYPAFAQTTVARLAADLEILRQQGFKLAVIDTPPAITMAIQSVISVAELIVVPTRPSPHDLRAVGATVDLCERAGKPLIFVVNAATPKARITSEAAVALSQHGTVAPVTLHHRTDFAASMIDGRTVMEVDPKGKSAAEVTGLWTYISDRLEKNFRRTVFSVPQGSVGVAAAARPAGGGFGRRVVGQ; encoded by the coding sequence GTGCGCATATTGGCATTGGCATCGCAAAAGGGCGGATCGGGCAAGACCACCCTGTCCGGTCATCTGGCCGTGCAAGCTCAGCTTGCCGGCGCGGGCCCGGTGGTCCTGATCGACATCGACCCGCAGGGCTCGCTTGCCGACTGGTGGAACGAACGCGAGGCGGAATATCCCGCCTTCGCCCAGACGACGGTGGCGCGCCTTGCCGCTGATCTTGAAATCCTGCGTCAGCAGGGCTTCAAGCTGGCCGTCATTGATACGCCGCCGGCGATCACCATGGCGATCCAGAGCGTTATTTCGGTTGCCGAACTGATCGTCGTACCGACCCGTCCCAGCCCGCATGATCTGCGCGCCGTTGGCGCGACGGTCGATCTGTGTGAACGTGCAGGCAAGCCCTTGATCTTTGTCGTCAATGCGGCGACGCCCAAAGCGCGGATCACGTCGGAGGCCGCTGTCGCCCTGTCGCAACATGGCACGGTCGCACCGGTCACCCTGCATCACCGTACCGATTTCGCGGCATCGATGATCGATGGCCGTACCGTGATGGAGGTCGATCCCAAGGGGAAATCGGCCGCCGAGGTAACCGGTCTGTGGACGTATATCTCCGATCGCCTGGAGAAGAATTTTCGCCGCACGGTCTTCTCCGTGCCTCAGGGCAGTGTCGGCGTTGCTGCCGCTGCCCGTCCCGCAGGCGGTGGCTTTGGCCGCCGCGTCGTTGGCCAGTAA
- a CDS encoding SPOR domain-containing protein, with product MDMKRIWGAVALGTVLGMALPALADVKAGVDAWQQGDYGKAIGEWRPLANAGDADAQFNLGQAYKLGRGVPADLSTAMDWYRKASAQGHARAEDNLGLLMFQQGDRAGAMPYLQRAATRGEPRAQYIVGTAMFNGDMVGKDWVRAYALMTRASASGLPQASSSLQQMDKYIPEAQRKQGLALAANLEADEKKNAMAANITPVDAPRAAPSPVRSAAVPASTPAPTVLAAAPPLPPPTKTAPQPAASKASPAPAKPAPIKAAPVPARAPAPAASGNWRVQLGAFGDEARARALWSQLNRKVNGLSNYQPYLVKAGTVTRLQAGPIASSADAARLCNSIKAAGSDCMPKKM from the coding sequence ATGGATATGAAGCGTATCTGGGGAGCGGTCGCGCTCGGAACGGTACTGGGCATGGCCTTGCCGGCCCTGGCCGACGTCAAGGCCGGCGTCGATGCCTGGCAGCAGGGCGATTATGGCAAGGCTATCGGCGAATGGCGCCCCCTTGCCAATGCCGGCGATGCCGATGCGCAGTTCAATCTCGGCCAGGCCTATAAGCTGGGCCGCGGCGTCCCCGCAGACCTCTCGACCGCAATGGATTGGTATCGCAAGGCATCTGCGCAGGGCCACGCCCGCGCCGAGGATAATCTGGGCCTCCTCATGTTCCAGCAAGGCGACCGCGCCGGTGCCATGCCTTATCTTCAGCGCGCCGCGACGCGGGGCGAACCGCGGGCGCAATATATTGTCGGCACCGCCATGTTCAACGGCGACATGGTCGGCAAGGACTGGGTGCGCGCCTATGCACTCATGACCCGCGCGTCCGCATCGGGTCTGCCCCAGGCGTCCAGCAGCCTGCAACAGATGGACAAATATATTCCCGAAGCGCAGCGCAAGCAGGGCTTGGCCCTGGCTGCCAATCTTGAGGCAGACGAAAAGAAAAACGCCATGGCGGCCAACATCACGCCAGTCGATGCGCCCCGCGCCGCCCCCTCCCCGGTGCGCAGCGCGGCCGTACCGGCCTCGACTCCGGCGCCGACAGTGCTGGCTGCAGCGCCACCTTTGCCGCCACCCACAAAAACCGCACCGCAACCGGCCGCCTCCAAGGCATCGCCGGCTCCGGCAAAGCCGGCACCGATCAAGGCCGCACCTGTCCCGGCGCGCGCACCGGCCCCTGCCGCATCGGGCAACTGGCGCGTCCAGCTTGGCGCCTTTGGTGATGAAGCCCGCGCCCGCGCACTGTGGAGTCAACTCAACCGCAAGGTGAACGGCCTGTCGAACTATCAACCCTATCTGGTAAAGGCCGGCACCGTCACCCGGCTTCAGGCTGGTCCGATCGCCAGCAGTGCCGACGCCGCTCGCCTGTGCAACAGCATCAAGGCGGCCGGTTCGGACTGCATGCCCAAGAAAATGTGA
- the gcvA gene encoding transcriptional regulator GcvA — protein sequence MDRARKWLPPMSALNSFDAAATHGSFSRAGVEVGLTQSAVSRQIALLEDWLQTPLFDRVGRRVQLNEAGQAYAEEIRPALDRIRRATRRVAARRAQGALRIATLPSFGMRWLAPRLPGLSALHPELVVDFASRSDPFDFAQEEFDAAIHYGLPEEWPGVAQDYLFREQMVPVCAPDWLAANVLRSPADLLGKPLLSQSSRRDAWARWFAAAGVEAGPLPQGPAFEHFLMLAQAVVAGAGVALIPSFLIRPELEAGSLVIPFDRPLSSEQAYYLVYPTGLGGHPGLARFRAWMLARAEED from the coding sequence ATGGATAGGGCGCGCAAATGGCTGCCGCCGATGAGCGCGCTCAACAGTTTCGACGCGGCCGCGACCCATGGCAGCTTCTCGCGCGCCGGGGTGGAGGTGGGGCTGACCCAAAGCGCGGTCAGCCGCCAGATCGCGTTGCTGGAGGATTGGCTGCAGACCCCCCTATTCGATCGGGTCGGGCGGCGGGTGCAACTGAACGAGGCGGGGCAGGCCTATGCCGAGGAGATCCGCCCGGCGCTCGACCGGATCCGGCGCGCGACCCGGCGGGTGGCGGCGCGGCGGGCGCAGGGGGCGCTGCGGATCGCGACCCTGCCCAGTTTCGGCATGCGCTGGCTGGCGCCGCGCCTGCCGGGCTTGAGTGCGCTGCATCCCGAACTGGTGGTCGACTTTGCATCGCGATCCGACCCGTTCGATTTCGCGCAGGAGGAATTTGACGCGGCGATCCATTATGGCCTGCCGGAGGAATGGCCCGGCGTGGCGCAGGATTATCTGTTCCGCGAACAGATGGTGCCGGTCTGCGCGCCGGACTGGCTGGCGGCCAATGTGCTGCGGTCGCCCGCTGATCTGCTGGGCAAGCCGCTGCTGAGCCAGAGTTCGCGGCGCGACGCCTGGGCGCGCTGGTTCGCGGCGGCGGGCGTCGAGGCGGGGCCGTTGCCGCAGGGACCGGCATTCGAGCATTTCCTGATGCTGGCGCAGGCCGTGGTGGCTGGCGCGGGCGTGGCGTTGATCCCCAGCTTCCTGATCCGGCCGGAGCTGGAGGCGGGTAGCCTGGTCATCCCGTTCGACCGGCCGCTGTCGAGCGAACAGGCCTATTATCTGGTCTATCCCACGGGGCTGGGTGGCCATCCTGGGCTGGCGCGGTTTCGCGCCTGGATGCTGGCGCGCGCGGAAGAGGATTAA
- a CDS encoding DUF1338 domain-containing protein has protein sequence MSSQNEGSIAALVQSALGTDAGDAALNALAIDPELLAETGPTVSRAAFAMAMNVILFHDLLERVPSGAAYVADTLARGGRVLFDHGALRTIRFAEGPTGALPAGEDAFTRIFLPLGYRLAALYPLDRLKMTGRAYVHLDAPEAIPQFFLSELHVDRFDGEFGAAATRIFGTSRDPLDAPTRALLDRYAAGEPVGFDAAAAALPIIVSAFDRQHEPPAFADYELLLSRSNEAAWIATEGNAFNHATDRVSDVAALADRLKAEDRPMKPKLEISATGRVRQTAFRADSVERLFADRELRNVPGSFYEFISRDIDPDTGKLDLAFDTGNATGIFAMTSAKA, from the coding sequence ATGTCGTCGCAGAATGAAGGAAGCATCGCCGCCCTGGTCCAATCGGCGCTCGGCACGGACGCCGGCGATGCCGCGCTCAATGCACTGGCGATCGATCCCGAACTGCTCGCCGAAACTGGCCCGACCGTCTCGCGCGCCGCCTTTGCGATGGCGATGAACGTCATCCTGTTCCACGACCTGCTGGAACGGGTGCCGAGCGGCGCGGCCTATGTCGCCGACACGCTGGCGCGCGGCGGCCGGGTGCTGTTCGACCATGGCGCGCTGCGCACCATCCGCTTTGCCGAGGGACCGACCGGCGCCCTCCCCGCCGGCGAGGATGCCTTCACCCGCATCTTCCTGCCCTTGGGCTATCGCCTGGCCGCCCTCTATCCGCTCGATCGCCTCAAGATGACCGGCCGCGCCTATGTCCATCTCGACGCGCCCGAGGCGATCCCGCAATTCTTCCTCTCCGAACTGCATGTCGACCGGTTTGACGGGGAATTTGGTGCGGCCGCGACCCGCATCTTCGGCACATCGCGCGACCCGCTCGACGCCCCTACCCGCGCGCTGCTGGATCGCTACGCCGCCGGCGAACCGGTCGGCTTCGATGCCGCCGCCGCCGCCCTGCCCATCATCGTCTCCGCCTTCGACCGCCAGCATGAACCGCCGGCCTTTGCCGATTATGAGCTGCTGCTCTCCCGCTCCAACGAAGCCGCCTGGATCGCGACCGAAGGCAATGCCTTCAACCATGCGACCGATCGCGTGTCCGATGTCGCCGCGCTGGCCGATCGCCTCAAGGCGGAAGACCGGCCGATGAAGCCCAAGCTCGAAATCTCCGCGACCGGCCGCGTGCGCCAGACCGCCTTCCGCGCCGACAGCGTCGAACGCCTCTTCGCCGATCGCGAGCTGCGCAACGTGCCGGGTTCCTTCTACGAATTCATCAGCCGCGATATCGACCCGGACACCGGCAAGCTGGACCTTGCCTTCGACACCGGTAACGCCACCGGCATCTTTGCCATGACCAGCGCCAAGGCTTGA